A single Triticum dicoccoides isolate Atlit2015 ecotype Zavitan chromosome 2A, WEW_v2.0, whole genome shotgun sequence DNA region contains:
- the LOC119355710 gene encoding endoribonuclease Dicer homolog 4-like isoform X4, whose amino-acid sequence MNDNSTRFKHHYLNKAISVLNCNILDGTHDDSFHLEMLEEPFFSNKIVVLIKILSRYRLEENMKCIVFVKRITVARAIAHILQNLKGLDLWKCEFLVGRHSGPKNMSRQKMDAIVENFSSGEVNLLIATSVGEEGLDIQTCCLVVRFDLPETVASFIQSRGRARMTNSKYVVLLERGNHSQEKLLNDYIDGEGIMNGEIDLRTSNDVFDHLEEKSYRVEKTGASISTACSVSLLHRYCYNLPKDMFFNPSPAFIYIDDTEGIICRVILPPNAAFRQVDGQPCQSNDEAKRDACLEAYVKLYELGALTDFLLPGSGSGKNRASTTNGSASNSHDDESLREELHEMLIPTILKPSTCKLDCPLNLHFYYIQFFPIPADRHYRIFGLFVINSLPMEAEKLEVDLHLARGRIVKAGMKHLGTISFDEEQMMLARNFQEMFLKVLLDRSEFTVSHVMLLGNSETLQFNSTFYLLLPIKQELYGDIFMIDWQTVKRCLSSPVFKDPTGVSAHGSYLPDESLRLLDNMYSKTDVVGSLIFAPHIKTFFVIDVILNELNARSEYDGATYEDHYKERFGIKLSHPEQPLLHAKQLCNLHNLLHDRLRETTEEGRELMEHFVELPPELCSLKIIGFSKDMCSSLSLLPSLMCRLENLLVAIELKDVMLSSFSEASQISASGILEALTTERCLERISLERFEVLGDALLKYVVGRHNFLTYEGLDEGQLTSRRSAIVNNSHLYELSIKRNLQVYIRDQHFEPTQFIALGRPCKVVCNADTEVNIHTDSRENCNLRCTKSHHWLHRKTIADAVESLVGAFLVEGGFKAAFAFLHWVGIDVDFKDSSLYRVLDASSINLSLTNHTDVGELEELIGYNFKHKGLILEAFVHPSFNKHSGGCYQKLEFLGDAVLEYLITSYLYSAYPDLKPGQITDLKSLAVSNNSLAYVAVQKGIHKYLIKDSNYLSSAVNKFENYIRLPNSEKDLVEEPACPKVLGDIVESCVAAVLLDSGFNLNYVWTLVLMLLKPVLSFSDMHMNPMREIRELCQSHELELGLPEPMKADGEYHVKVEVNINSQVISSAAANRNSKVARKFAAQETLSKLKNYGYTHKNKSLEEILRDARKKEPELLGYNEEPIKVEADISAETNNLKIGKERDANISFQNTAISIRGTLRTSSQRTAGNTMFSKDDVSIERNNQLKVAKQNACLPKGTTQKNIRKEYHGDMVNKTAKSFLFEVCAVSYWIPPEFELCKEEGPSHLRRFTYKVTVQIRGPSETLLECYSDAQLQKKAAQEHAAQGALWYLRQHGYLPKDEVRV is encoded by the exons TCGTGAAAAGAATAACTGTTGCAAGAGCAATAgcacatatcctccaaaatttgaaAGGCCTTGATCTTTGGAAATGTGAGTTCCTTGTGGGACGCCACTCGGGACCAAAGAACATGTCAAGGCAGAAGATGGATGCTATTGTTGAAAATTTCTCTTCTGGCGAG GTGAATCTTTTGATTGCTACCAGTGTAGGTGAAGAGGGTCTGGACATTCAGACTTGTTGCCTCGTTGTGCGGTTTGATCTTCCAGAAACTGTTGCCAGTTTTATCCAGTCGAGGGGACGTGCTCGGATGACAAATTCTAAATATGTTGTTCTCCTGGAGAG GGGCAATCATTCTCAAGAAAAGTTGCTTAATGACTATATTGATGGTGAAGGCATTATGAATGGAGAGATAGACTTGAGAACTTCAAATGATGTGTTTGATCACCTCGAGGAGAAAAGTTATCGAGTGGAAAAAACGGGTGCTTCCATTAGCACTGCATGTAGTGTATCTCTACTGCATCGCTACTGCTACAACCTTCCCAAGGACAT GTTCTTCAATCCTTCCCCAGCATTCATCTACATTGATGACACTGAGGGGATAATCTGCAGAGTAATTCTTCCACCAAATGCTGCTTTTCGTCAAGTGGATGGCCAACCATGCCAATCAAATGACGAGGCTAAGAGGGATGCATGCTTAGAGGCATACGTGAAATTGTATGAATTGGGTGCTTTGACAGATTTTCTTCTGCCTGGTTCAGGTTCAGGAAAGAACAGGGCATCAACAACAAATGGTTCAGCAAGCAACAGTCATGATG ATGAAAGTCTAAGAGAAGAGCTTCATGAGATGTTAATTCCCACAATTCTCAAACCTTCAACATGCAAACTGGACTGTCCATTGAACTTGCATTTCTACTATATTCAATTCTTTCCCATACCAGCAGATAGACATTATCGGATATTTGGTCTTTTTGTGATCAACTCCCTTCCTATGGAAGCTGAAAAGTTGGAGGTTGATTTGCATCTGGCTCGCGGCAGGATTGTGAAAGCAGGAATGAAACATTTAGGGACGATATCATTTGACGAAGAACAG ATGATGCTGGCACGCAATTTCCAAGAAATGTTTCTGAAGGTTCTCCTGGACAGATCTGAGTTCACTGTATCTCATGTTATGTTGTTGGGCAACAGTGAAACGCTACAGTTTAATTCAACCTTTTACCTGCTGCTTCCAATCAAGCAGGAATTGTATGGTGATATATTTATGATTGACTGGCAAACAGTTAAGCGCTGTTTATCATCACCGGTTTTTAAAGATCCAACTGGTGTGTCTGCGCATGGATCATATTTGCCAGATGAGTCTTTAAGGCTTCTTGATAATATGTACAGTAAAACTGATGTCGTTGGCAGTCTAATCTTTGCTCCCCATATTAAGACATTTTTCGTCATTGATGTCATTCTGAATGAACTAAATGCTAGAAGTGAATACGACGGTGCTACTTATGAAGATCATTACAAGGAAAG GTTTGGTATCAAACTATCACATCCCGAGCAGCCACTTCTGCACGCTAAGCAGCTCTGCAATCTGCATAATTTGCTTCATGACCGATTACGGGAGACCACAG AAGAAGGTCGTGAATTGATGGAGCACTTTGTGGAGTTGCCTCCAGAGCTATGTTCTTTGAAGATAATTGGGTTTTCGAAGGATATGTGTAGCTCCCTGTCTTTGTTACCATCGTTGATGTGTCGGTTGGAGAATTTGCTGGTAGCTATTGAGTTGAAGGATGTCATGTTGTCTTCATTCTCAGAGGCTTCTCAAATTAGTGCCTCTGGT ATCCTTGAAGCACTTACCACCGAAAGGTGTTTGGAGAGGATTTCTTTGGAGCGCTTTGAAGTCTTAGGTGATGCTCTTTTGAAGTATGTAGTTGGACGTCACAACTTTCTTACATATGAAGGACTTGATGAAGGGCAATTGACCAGCAGACGTTCTGCTATAGTGAATAATTCACATTTATATGAGTTATCAATCAAAAGAAATTTGCAG GTGTACATACGGGATCAACACTTTGAACCGACACAGTTCATTGCACTGGGAAGGCCTTGTAAAGTTGTTTGCAATGCTGACACAGAAGTGAATATACACACAGATAGTCGAGAAAACTGTAACTTGAGGTGTACAAAGTCGCATCATTGGTTGCATAGGAAGACTATAGCGGATGCTGTTGAATCGCTTGTCGGAGCATTTCTTGTTGAAGGTGGATTCAAAGCTGCATTTGCATTCCTTCACTGGGTGGGAAtagatgttgattttaaagattcATCCCTATATAGAGTATTAGATGCAAGCTCCATCAATTTATCTCTCACGAACCACACCGACGTCGGTGAGCTTGAGGAATTAATCGGTTACAATTTCAAACACAAGGGTCTAATTCTCGAAGCATTTGTGCATCCTTCATTCAATAAACATTCTGGAGGATGCTACCAG AAATTGGAGTTCCTTGGAGAtgctgttttggaatatttgataACCTCGTACCTCTACTCAGCTTATCCTGATCTAAAGCCTGGTCAAATAACCGATTTAAAATCGTTAGCTGTCAGTAATAATTCGCTTGCATATGTGGCAGTCCAGAAAGGTATCCATAAGTATCTTATAAAGGATTCAAATTATCTTTCGTCAGCAGTGAATAAGTTTGAGAATTATATTAGACTTCCCAATTCAGAGAAAGACTTGGTAGAAGAACCAGCATGCCCAAAG GTTCTTGGTGATATTGTCGAATCTTGTGTTGCTGCAGTTCTTTTAGATTCAGGATTCAACCTGAACTACGTTTGGACGCTAGTGCTTATGCTTCTAAAGCCAGTGTTGAGCTTCTCTGACATGCACATGAATCCCATGAGAGAAATTCGGGAACTTTGTCAATCTCATGAACTTGAGTTAGGCCTTCCCGAACCTATGAAAGCCGATGGAGAGTACCACGTCAAAGTGGAAGTTAACATAAACAGCCAGGTGATAAGTTCTGCCGCTGCAAACCGGAATTCAAAAGTTGCTAGGAAGTTTGCTGCACAAGAAACACTTTCTAAACTGAAG AATTATGGATACACACATAAAAACAAGTCACTGGAAGAGATTTTGCGAGATGCTAGGAAGAAAGAACCAGAACTACTAGGTTATAATGAAGAACCAATCAAAGTCGAGGCTGACATATCTGCAGAAACGAATAATCTGAAGATAGGTAAAGAAAGGGATGCAAACATCTCTTTCCAAAATACAGCAATTTCTATTCGTGGGACTCTTAGAACCTCTAGCCAAAGAACAGCAGGGAATACCATGTTTTCCAAGGATGATGTCAGTATTGAAAGGAATAATCAGCTCAAGGTTGCAAAGCAGAATGCCTGTCTGCCGAAGGGAACAACTCAGAAAAATATTAGAAAGGAGTATCATG GTGATATGGTAAATAAAACAGCAAAGTCTTTCCTTTTTGAAGTATGTGCCGTAAGTTATTGGATACCCCCTGAATTTGAATTGTGCAAAGAAGAAGGGCCAAGCCATCTCCGAAG ATTCACGTACAAGGTTACAGTTCAGATCAGGGGACCCTCGGAGACACTCTTGGAGTGCTACAGCGATGCTCAACTACAGAAGAAGGCCGCACAAGAGCATGCCGCGCAGGGGGCTCTGTGGTATCTCAGGCAACATGGGTACCTACCCAAAGATGAAGTTCGTGTGTAG